From the genome of Triticum aestivum cultivar Chinese Spring chromosome 3B, IWGSC CS RefSeq v2.1, whole genome shotgun sequence, one region includes:
- the LOC123066451 gene encoding serine/threonine-protein phosphatase 6 regulatory ankyrin repeat subunit B-like isoform X1 has product MAPPRPPPARGGRRPPPKSAPLRPEEELLLEAASDGDLVLFKRLARMMDGGRGRVTEAVEAVVECTAGALHLAAGQGELAMCRYLVEELRVDINAIHDGGETPLAYAINGANIATVKYLLDHGADPDKVDDKGFTSLHIAAEEGYCNIVELLLSRGASVDALSNRGTPLHLAATNGHHQTVKILLDHNADCNKIVNGVYTPLLVSIYAPSLKCVKLLIQAGADVNGVGNITPLIAAVGLTECMKCLLEAGADPNVPDEFGRMPIEFAAICGTREDVEILFPLTSRIPSVRDWSVNGIICHAYSLPGQKFYERGLERDTTSLKFQGRKALERKD; this is encoded by the exons ATGGCGCCGCCTCGCCCCCCTCCGGCCCGTGGCGGGCGCCGCCCACCCCCTAAGTCTGCGCCCCTCCGTCCGGAGGAGGAGCTGCTCCTCGAGGCGGCGTCCGACGGCGACCTCGTCCTCTTCAAAC GGCTGGCGAGGATGATGGACGGCGGGCGCGGGCGCGTCACGGAGGCGGTAGAGGCCGTTGTGGAGTGCACGGCGGGGGCActgcacctcgccgccggccaggGGGAGCTGGCGATGTGCAGGTACCTGGTCGAGGAGCTCCGGGTGGATATCAACGCCATCCACGACGGAG GTGAAACGCCTCTGGCTTATGCAATTAATGGTGCAAATATAGCTACTGTGAAGTATCTTCTGGACCATGGCGCTGATCCAGATAAAGTTGATGACAAAGGATTTACTTCTCTCCATATTGCAGCTGAAGAAG GATATTGCAATATAGTGGAGCTCTTGCTTTCTAGAGGGGCTTCTGTTGATGCATTATCTAATCGTGGTACACCACTGCACCTTGCTGCTACTAATGGTCATCAtcaaacagtgaagattttgttGGACCACAACGCTGAT TGCAATAAGATTGTGAATGGTGTCTACACACCTCTCCTTGTATCTATTTATGCTCCGTCACTAAAATGTGTGAAGCTACTAATCCAG GCTGGTGCTGATGTAAATGGTGTGGGTAATATAACCCCGTTAATAGCTGCTGTTGGGTTAACTGAGTGCATGAAGTGCTTATTGGAAGCTGGTGCTGACCCAAACGTCCCTGATGAA tttggcaggatgccAATAGAGTTTGCGGCAATATGTGGTACACGAGAAGATGTTGAGATCCTATTTCCTTTAACTTCTCGTATTCCGTCTGTACGTGATTGGAGTGTCAATGGAATAATATGTCACGCATACTCATTGCCAGGGCAAAAG TTCTATGAGAGGGGGTTGGAAAGGGACACCACTAGTTTGAAATTTCAAGGAAGAAAGGCACTCGAGAGAAAGGATTAG
- the LOC123066451 gene encoding serine/threonine-protein phosphatase 6 regulatory ankyrin repeat subunit B-like isoform X2, producing MAPPRPPPARGGRRPPPKSAPLRPEEELLLEAASDGDLVLFKRLARMMDGGRGRVTEAVEAVVECTAGALHLAAGQGELAMCRYLVEELRVDINAIHDGGETPLAYAINGANIATVKYLLDHGADPDKVDDKGFTSLHIAAEEGYCNIVELLLSRGASVDALSNRGTPLHLAATNGHHQTVKILLDHNADCNKIVNGVYTPLLVSIYAPSLKCVKLLIQAGADVNGVGNITPLIAAVGLTECMKCLLEAGADPNVPDEFGRMPIEFAAICGTREDVEILFPLTSRIPSVRDWSVNGIICHAYSLPGQKVLAL from the exons ATGGCGCCGCCTCGCCCCCCTCCGGCCCGTGGCGGGCGCCGCCCACCCCCTAAGTCTGCGCCCCTCCGTCCGGAGGAGGAGCTGCTCCTCGAGGCGGCGTCCGACGGCGACCTCGTCCTCTTCAAAC GGCTGGCGAGGATGATGGACGGCGGGCGCGGGCGCGTCACGGAGGCGGTAGAGGCCGTTGTGGAGTGCACGGCGGGGGCActgcacctcgccgccggccaggGGGAGCTGGCGATGTGCAGGTACCTGGTCGAGGAGCTCCGGGTGGATATCAACGCCATCCACGACGGAG GTGAAACGCCTCTGGCTTATGCAATTAATGGTGCAAATATAGCTACTGTGAAGTATCTTCTGGACCATGGCGCTGATCCAGATAAAGTTGATGACAAAGGATTTACTTCTCTCCATATTGCAGCTGAAGAAG GATATTGCAATATAGTGGAGCTCTTGCTTTCTAGAGGGGCTTCTGTTGATGCATTATCTAATCGTGGTACACCACTGCACCTTGCTGCTACTAATGGTCATCAtcaaacagtgaagattttgttGGACCACAACGCTGAT TGCAATAAGATTGTGAATGGTGTCTACACACCTCTCCTTGTATCTATTTATGCTCCGTCACTAAAATGTGTGAAGCTACTAATCCAG GCTGGTGCTGATGTAAATGGTGTGGGTAATATAACCCCGTTAATAGCTGCTGTTGGGTTAACTGAGTGCATGAAGTGCTTATTGGAAGCTGGTGCTGACCCAAACGTCCCTGATGAA tttggcaggatgccAATAGAGTTTGCGGCAATATGTGGTACACGAGAAGATGTTGAGATCCTATTTCCTTTAACTTCTCGTATTCCGTCTGTACGTGATTGGAGTGTCAATGGAATAATATGTCACGCATACTCATTGCCAGGGCAAAAG GTACTTGCTTTGTGA